A window of the Dongshaea marina genome harbors these coding sequences:
- a CDS encoding cob(I)yrinic acid a,c-diamide adenosyltransferase, whose protein sequence is MKIYTRGGDQGKTSLVGGPRVEKDCLHIEIVGQLDELNSFIGLMLAHLPEGSEDIQAIVSRIQHQIFDAGAQVATVGERQSCQVELSWVEALEQMIDRLSGELPPLRHFVLPGGSKASSFAHVARAVARRAERALVRLHLEEPQSPELMSYLNRLSDLLFVIGRTLLAREAIPEVRWQSAMERG, encoded by the coding sequence ATGAAAATCTATACCCGCGGGGGAGACCAGGGAAAGACCAGCCTGGTTGGTGGCCCTCGTGTTGAGAAGGATTGCTTGCACATTGAGATCGTTGGGCAGCTTGATGAGCTTAACTCATTTATAGGCTTGATGCTGGCGCACCTTCCCGAGGGCTCAGAGGATATTCAGGCGATCGTTAGCCGGATCCAGCACCAGATCTTTGATGCTGGCGCCCAGGTTGCAACCGTGGGTGAACGTCAATCCTGTCAGGTGGAACTGAGCTGGGTTGAAGCGCTGGAACAGATGATCGATCGGCTGTCGGGGGAGCTTCCACCACTGCGCCACTTCGTGCTGCCAGGGGGCTCAAAAGCCAGTAGCTTTGCTCATGTGGCCCGGGCCGTGGCAAGGCGTGCCGAGCGGGCCCTAGTGAGACTTCATCTGGAGGAGCCCCAGAGTCCGGAGCTGATGAGCTATCTGAACCGACTCAGCGATCTGCTGTTTGTGATTGGCCGAACTCTGCTTGCCCGTGAGGCGATTCCTGAGGTTCGCTGGCAGAGCGCTATGGAGCGGGGCTGA
- the queE gene encoding 7-carboxy-7-deazaguanine synthase QueE, which produces MHYPVNEIFQTLQGEGYFTGVPAIFVRLQGCPVACPWCDTRHTWTVSPEHRVEASQVIDRSNESASWSRLSAAQIIQALADAGYTARHVVITGGEPCLYDLRELSQALIEAGYQVQLETSGTHPIQIHEGAWVTVSPKIGMKGGFEVLGEAMERADEIKHPVATEKHIEQLDGLLSHCKSKQDKVICLQPISQKKRATVLAEKVCIERNWRLSVQLHKYLGID; this is translated from the coding sequence ATGCATTACCCTGTAAACGAAATCTTCCAAACACTGCAAGGAGAAGGGTACTTCACCGGTGTGCCGGCGATCTTTGTTCGCTTACAAGGCTGTCCGGTGGCTTGCCCCTGGTGTGATACACGCCATACATGGACGGTTTCTCCCGAACATAGGGTTGAAGCGAGCCAGGTCATTGATCGCTCCAACGAGTCGGCCAGTTGGTCGCGCTTGTCGGCAGCCCAGATCATACAGGCTTTAGCGGATGCGGGCTATACCGCCCGGCATGTGGTGATCACTGGCGGAGAGCCCTGTCTCTATGATCTGCGAGAGCTCAGTCAGGCGCTGATTGAAGCAGGGTATCAGGTTCAACTGGAAACAAGTGGAACGCACCCGATCCAGATCCATGAGGGAGCCTGGGTGACCGTGTCTCCAAAGATTGGGATGAAGGGTGGATTTGAAGTGCTGGGGGAGGCGATGGAGCGTGCCGATGAGATCAAGCATCCCGTGGCCACAGAGAAACATATTGAGCAGCTGGATGGCCTGCTGAGTCACTGCAAGTCTAAGCAAGACAAGGTGATCTGCCTGCAACCTATCAGCCAGAAGAAGCGCGCGACCGTTCTGGCGGAGAAGGTTTGTATCGAGCGTAACTGGCGACTGTCGGTTCAGCTACATAAGTATTTGGGGATCGATTGA
- the rrtA gene encoding rhombosortase: protein MNKIVRLPGLWALIGLIIAATLIQQLPGSFELLNYQPALIREGQWWRFVTGNWIHTNDWHLGLDLGGLLVIWLLFAEVLPGARMVWVLLLGSLATSVGLWFFSPQVIWYAGLSGTLHGLYFFAALLTLPRDKRLAIPLLIAGVLKVSWDLYSGGSTLSAELIDAPVMTPAHLYGAVSGLICALLWLPHQIAANRQREM from the coding sequence ATGAATAAAATCGTCAGATTGCCCGGTTTATGGGCACTTATTGGGCTGATTATCGCCGCCACCCTGATCCAACAGCTCCCGGGCAGCTTTGAACTGCTCAATTATCAACCGGCCCTGATCCGCGAGGGACAATGGTGGCGATTTGTCACCGGCAACTGGATCCATACCAACGATTGGCATCTTGGGCTGGATCTGGGTGGCCTGCTGGTGATCTGGTTACTATTTGCCGAGGTCCTCCCCGGGGCAAGGATGGTCTGGGTGCTACTCCTGGGAAGCCTTGCCACCAGCGTCGGTTTGTGGTTTTTCTCACCTCAGGTGATCTGGTATGCCGGACTCTCCGGCACCCTGCACGGCCTCTACTTTTTTGCGGCCCTGCTCACCCTGCCCCGGGATAAACGCCTGGCAATTCCCCTGCTGATCGCAGGAGTGCTCAAGGTGAGTTGGGATCTCTACTCAGGTGGCAGCACGCTCTCCGCTGAACTCATTGATGCTCCCGTGATGACCCCGGCCCATCTCTATGGGGCGGTCAGTGGCCTCATCTGCGCCCTGCTGTGGCTCCCCCATCAGATAGCCGCGAACCGCCAGCGGGAAATGTAA
- the pyrF gene encoding orotidine-5'-phosphate decarboxylase, with the protein MQDPRVIVALDFSSPEPALSLAEQLDPKACRLKIGKELFTLCGPELVRQLVGKGFELFLDLKFHDIPNTVAKAVAASAELGVWMVNVHASGGMKMMEAAREALEPYGKDAPLLIGVTVLTSMEGRDLRQIGLDETPIQQVMRLARLTQEAGLDGVVCSAQEAPSLRDNFSQEFKLVTPGIRPDWSSADDQRRIMTPPQAIRAGSDYLVIGRPITQSADPAAALAMINESLAGA; encoded by the coding sequence ATGCAGGATCCTCGGGTCATAGTAGCACTGGATTTTTCATCCCCTGAACCGGCACTGTCTTTGGCAGAGCAGTTAGACCCCAAGGCCTGTCGCCTGAAAATAGGCAAAGAGCTGTTTACCCTGTGTGGCCCCGAGCTGGTTCGTCAGCTGGTAGGTAAGGGCTTTGAGCTATTCCTCGATCTTAAGTTTCATGACATCCCCAATACGGTTGCCAAGGCGGTGGCCGCTTCTGCCGAGCTTGGGGTGTGGATGGTCAATGTCCATGCCAGTGGCGGGATGAAGATGATGGAGGCGGCCCGTGAAGCGCTGGAGCCCTATGGTAAGGATGCGCCCCTGCTGATCGGGGTGACGGTGCTCACCAGCATGGAGGGACGAGATCTGCGGCAGATCGGCCTGGATGAAACGCCAATTCAGCAGGTGATGCGCCTGGCGCGTCTGACCCAGGAGGCCGGTCTGGATGGGGTAGTCTGCTCCGCCCAGGAAGCTCCCTCGCTGCGTGATAACTTTAGCCAGGAGTTTAAGCTGGTAACTCCCGGCATTCGCCCCGACTGGAGCAGCGCCGATGACCAAAGGCGGATCATGACCCCGCCTCAGGCGATCAGGGCGGGTTCTGATTACCTGGTAATTGGACGCCCGATCACCCAATCGGCGGATCCGGCCGCGGCACTGGCGATGATCAACGAGAGCCTGGCCGGGGCGTAA
- the lapB gene encoding lipopolysaccharide assembly protein LapB: MLVLLFLLLPIAAGYGWFMGRRSLSAEAKKRSTSLSRQYVAGLNFLLSDQPDKAVDLFIELLKVDSETIETHLALGNLFRRRGEVDRAIRIHQNLIARPSLTKEQRNLAMEQLARDFLAAGLYDRAESILSQLRHDSTHEEAALTQLLVIYQHMRDWGEAIAVAERLQKYKGKQVTSTIAHFYCEQAEIELKENRLAQALAKYKKALSVDKNCVRASMSLAELYMSQDDYRAALRMLQRIARQDVEFVGEIIEPLEECASRLGMPDEVKSFLGELIQYNPGASVILKLADIIYRQQGLGAAEGFMLAQLRQHPTMKGFHQLMSFHLQEAEEGRARESLSLLKELVENQLKSRPTHRCGECGFSTHSLFWLCPSCKSWGTIKPIRGLNGE, encoded by the coding sequence ATGCTGGTGTTGCTATTCCTGCTGCTGCCGATTGCCGCAGGGTATGGTTGGTTCATGGGGCGTCGCAGCCTCAGCGCCGAAGCAAAAAAACGCTCTACCTCTCTGTCTCGCCAATACGTGGCGGGACTGAACTTTCTTCTTTCCGATCAGCCTGACAAGGCGGTCGATCTTTTCATTGAACTTCTCAAAGTTGATAGTGAAACCATAGAGACCCATTTGGCTCTTGGAAACCTGTTCCGCCGCCGTGGTGAGGTGGACAGGGCGATTCGCATTCATCAGAATCTGATCGCACGTCCCAGCCTGACCAAGGAGCAGCGCAACCTGGCGATGGAGCAGTTGGCTCGGGATTTTCTGGCGGCGGGCCTCTACGATCGCGCGGAGTCTATTTTGAGCCAGCTACGTCATGACTCCACCCATGAAGAGGCGGCACTGACCCAGCTTTTAGTGATCTACCAGCACATGCGTGACTGGGGGGAGGCGATCGCGGTTGCCGAGCGCTTACAAAAATATAAGGGCAAGCAGGTGACCTCGACCATAGCTCATTTTTATTGTGAGCAGGCTGAGATCGAGCTCAAGGAAAACCGCCTTGCCCAGGCCCTGGCGAAGTATAAGAAGGCCCTATCGGTGGATAAGAACTGTGTGCGGGCATCCATGAGTCTTGCTGAGCTCTACATGAGTCAGGACGATTATCGGGCGGCTCTGCGGATGTTGCAGCGGATCGCCCGCCAGGATGTTGAGTTCGTCGGTGAGATCATCGAGCCCCTGGAGGAGTGTGCCAGCCGCCTGGGGATGCCGGATGAGGTTAAATCCTTCCTGGGTGAGCTGATTCAATATAATCCGGGAGCCAGCGTGATCCTCAAGCTTGCCGATATCATCTATCGTCAGCAGGGGCTCGGGGCCGCCGAGGGCTTCATGCTGGCACAGCTTCGCCAGCATCCCACCATGAAGGGATTTCATCAGCTGATGAGCTTCCACCTCCAGGAGGCGGAAGAGGGACGAGCGCGGGAGAGCTTGTCCCTTTTGAAGGAGCTGGTTGAAAATCAGCTCAAATCAAGGCCAACCCATCGTTGCGGGGAGTGCGGCTTTTCGACTCACTCCCTGTTCTGGCTCTGCCCCTCGTGTAAGAGCTGGGGCACCATCAAACCTATACGCGGCTTAAACGGAGAGTAG
- a CDS encoding LapA family protein yields MKAIISFIVVILIFAVALAFGVRNEQIVQLNYLIAQDEYHLSALLGMVFGIGLVVGWLSLGVWLMRLKIANRRLNRQLKRQGKELEELRTMPVKD; encoded by the coding sequence GTGAAGGCAATCATCTCATTTATCGTTGTTATCCTTATTTTTGCAGTTGCGCTGGCATTCGGGGTCAGGAATGAACAGATAGTGCAGCTGAATTACCTGATTGCACAGGATGAGTATCATCTGTCGGCCCTGCTGGGCATGGTGTTTGGTATCGGCCTGGTGGTGGGTTGGCTAAGCCTCGGAGTCTGGCTGATGCGTCTGAAGATCGCCAATCGCCGTCTGAACCGCCAGCTCAAGCGCCAGGGAAAAGAGCTTGAAGAGTTAAGAACCATGCCGGTTAAGGATTAG
- the ihfB gene encoding integration host factor subunit beta: MTKSELIERLSCKQLQLPAKTVEGVVKEILEQMASVLQRGERIEIRGFGSFSLHYRVPRVGRNPKTGEQVKLNGKYVPHFKPGKELRDRVNAPNS; encoded by the coding sequence ATGACTAAATCTGAACTCATTGAGCGTTTGTCCTGTAAGCAGCTACAACTCCCGGCGAAAACCGTGGAGGGTGTGGTAAAAGAGATCTTGGAGCAGATGGCCTCGGTACTCCAGCGAGGTGAGCGGATCGAGATCCGTGGTTTTGGGAGTTTCTCTCTCCATTACCGGGTTCCAAGAGTTGGTCGCAACCCGAAGACCGGCGAGCAGGTGAAGCTGAACGGTAAATACGTTCCTCACTTCAAACCGGGCAAGGAGCTGCGAGACAGGGTAAACGCCCCCAATAGTTGA
- the rpsA gene encoding 30S ribosomal protein S1 — protein MTESFAQLFEESLKDLETRPGSIVKGTVVAIENGVVLVDAGLKSESAIPAEQFKNAAGELEVQIGDQVDVALDAVEDGFGETLLSREKAKRHEAWQQLEKAYEEQATVTGIINGKVKGGFTVELNGIRAFLPGSLVDVRPIRDTTHLENKELEFKVIKLDQKRNNVVVSRRAVIETENSAERDELLENLQEGQEIKGIVKNLTDYGAFVDLGGVDGLLHITDMAWKRVKHPSEIVNVGDEITVKVLKFDRERTRVSLGMKQLGEDPWVAIAKRYPENTRLTGRVTNLTDYGCFVEIEEGVEGLVHVSEMDWTNKNIHPSKVVSVGDSVEVMVLDIDEERRRISLGLKQCKANPWQSFAENQAKGDKVTGKIKSITDFGIFIGLDGGIDGLVHLSDISWNVAGEDAVREFKKGDEVSAVVLQVDPDRERISLGIKQIDEDPFNKYLSDNKKGAIVNGKVTEVDAKGATIELAEGVEGYIRASDVSRDRVEDASLVLSVGDDLEAKFVGVDRKNRIVSLSVRAKDEADEKEAMASLNQRGGDNFTNAMAEAFKAAKGDN, from the coding sequence ATGACTGAATCTTTTGCTCAACTCTTTGAAGAGTCTTTGAAGGACCTGGAAACTCGTCCTGGTTCGATCGTTAAAGGTACCGTTGTTGCTATCGAAAACGGTGTTGTTCTGGTTGACGCTGGTCTGAAATCTGAGTCTGCAATCCCTGCAGAGCAGTTCAAGAACGCAGCGGGCGAACTGGAAGTTCAAATTGGCGATCAGGTCGATGTGGCCCTGGACGCAGTTGAAGATGGTTTCGGTGAAACTCTGCTTTCTCGTGAGAAGGCGAAGCGTCACGAAGCTTGGCAGCAGCTGGAGAAGGCTTACGAAGAGCAAGCAACCGTTACCGGTATCATCAACGGTAAGGTTAAGGGCGGTTTCACTGTAGAGCTGAACGGCATCCGTGCGTTCCTGCCTGGCTCACTGGTTGACGTGCGTCCTATCCGTGACACCACTCACCTGGAAAACAAAGAGCTGGAGTTCAAGGTCATCAAGCTGGACCAGAAGCGCAACAACGTTGTTGTTTCTCGCCGTGCAGTGATCGAGACCGAGAACAGCGCTGAGCGTGACGAGCTGCTGGAGAACCTGCAGGAAGGTCAAGAGATCAAGGGTATCGTTAAGAACCTGACCGACTACGGTGCATTCGTAGATCTGGGCGGTGTTGACGGCCTGCTGCACATCACCGACATGGCTTGGAAGCGCGTTAAGCATCCTTCTGAGATCGTAAACGTAGGTGATGAGATCACTGTTAAGGTCCTGAAGTTTGACCGTGAGCGTACTCGCGTATCTCTGGGCATGAAGCAGCTGGGTGAAGATCCATGGGTAGCAATCGCTAAGCGTTATCCAGAGAACACTCGTCTGACTGGCCGAGTGACTAACCTGACTGACTACGGCTGCTTCGTTGAGATCGAAGAAGGCGTTGAAGGTCTGGTTCACGTATCTGAAATGGATTGGACCAACAAGAACATCCACCCATCTAAGGTGGTTAGCGTTGGTGATTCTGTTGAGGTTATGGTTCTGGATATCGACGAAGAGCGTCGTCGTATCTCCCTGGGTCTGAAGCAGTGTAAAGCAAACCCATGGCAGTCATTCGCTGAGAATCAGGCGAAGGGCGACAAGGTTACCGGTAAGATCAAGTCTATCACTGACTTCGGTATCTTCATCGGCCTGGACGGCGGAATCGACGGTCTGGTTCACCTGTCTGACATCTCTTGGAACGTTGCCGGTGAAGACGCGGTTCGCGAGTTCAAGAAGGGTGACGAAGTTTCTGCGGTAGTTCTGCAGGTCGACCCTGATCGTGAGCGTATCTCTCTGGGTATCAAGCAGATCGACGAAGACCCATTCAATAAGTACCTGTCTGACAACAAGAAAGGTGCTATCGTTAATGGTAAGGTCACTGAAGTTGATGCCAAAGGTGCAACTATCGAGCTGGCTGAGGGTGTTGAAGGCTACATCCGTGCTTCTGACGTATCTCGTGATCGCGTTGAAGATGCTTCTCTGGTTCTGTCTGTTGGTGACGACCTCGAAGCGAAGTTCGTTGGCGTTGATCGCAAGAACCGCATCGTGAGCCTGTCTGTTCGTGCGAAGGACGAAGCTGACGAGAAAGAAGCAATGGCTAGCCTGAACCAGCGTGGCGGTGATAACTTCACCAACGCGATGGCTGAAGCATTCAAGGCAGCTAAGGGCGATAACTAA